In a single window of the Bacteroidales bacterium genome:
- a CDS encoding type II toxin-antitoxin system RelE/ParE family toxin, with translation MDLTIYWTRFAENKLDDIFDYYKTKAGISVALKLINGIIDKTILLNKHTNIGQKEELLADRTQNFRYLI, from the coding sequence ATGGATTTAACAATATATTGGACAAGATTCGCAGAGAACAAATTGGATGATATTTTTGATTACTACAAAACAAAAGCAGGTATTTCTGTTGCTTTAAAATTAATAAACGGTATTATTGATAAAACCATATTGCTCAACAAGCATACTAATATCGGACAAAAGGAAGAACTATTAGCTGATCGCACTCAAAATTTCAGGTATTTGATTTAG